In Caldicellulosiruptor obsidiansis OB47, a single window of DNA contains:
- a CDS encoding VWA domain-containing protein → MSWNDPNGYRKIAAKSFVDALIQGDRAAVVDFDDFGYLLQPLTTDFQAVKNAIDRIDSWGGTNIAEGIRIANQQLISHSSEDRIKVIILLTDGEGYYDNNLTTEAKNNGITIYTIGLGTSVDENLLRDIATQTGGMYFPVSSASQLPQVFKRITEIVTEPIDTDEDGVPDSVEISGARTGLGTIVYSDPSNPDTDGDGILDGLEIGPLVCAANGYYYKATSNPKKWDSDNDGLSDAEEDELGTKINLADTDKDGLTDGNEISMGYSPLHKNYDGDSYPDKQEFEKGLDPYLYDKTWYEHIKDILAGATCGDAGEILVRHGLLAERTLKSFGYLIGQIASGFIPFSDIRDAVASLAKLDFAGVLTNLIGFIPGVGDCADIARTLTKFISFGDECISIVSRFIVHKFDEWQNVFRNSLFLPVFALLCKGQDNFDVAKKVVNGDYDKPLKAVSEFAQHNNFDEIASIIKNSKVKFSITQDIQLENAESVIARANEYLKKNGLRSAHVFAERVAVEAAYEYYTKLGYKCIYKAKHGVKGPDLIFLTNTQPREYLIVEAKGAFENSKYPTVGESRLFSNVYNPEIRAKERLAQLSFKWLSTNPKRYLGKVEEGMKELLGKDVGQKEFEEFQKFLECKGKYKAALFYASQNKKIRWDGGFDKYFGIIGDDSSIESFEIVKMILNIV, encoded by the coding sequence ATGAGCTGGAATGATCCAAACGGTTATAGAAAAATTGCTGCAAAATCATTTGTTGATGCCTTGATACAAGGGGATAGAGCAGCTGTTGTCGATTTCGATGATTTTGGTTATTTACTGCAGCCTTTAACGACTGATTTTCAAGCCGTAAAAAATGCAATTGACAGGATTGATAGCTGGGGCGGAACAAACATTGCAGAAGGCATTAGAATTGCAAACCAGCAATTAATTTCTCATAGTTCTGAGGATAGAATAAAAGTAATTATACTTTTAACAGATGGTGAAGGATATTACGACAATAATCTCACAACTGAAGCAAAAAACAATGGTATAACAATATATACTATAGGTTTAGGAACCAGCGTTGACGAAAATCTTTTGAGAGATATAGCAACCCAAACAGGAGGCATGTATTTTCCTGTATCTTCTGCTTCTCAACTACCACAGGTGTTCAAGCGAATAACTGAAATAGTTACAGAACCAATTGATACAGACGAAGATGGTGTTCCAGATTCTGTTGAAATTTCAGGTGCACGAACAGGTCTTGGAACAATTGTATATTCTGATCCATCAAATCCTGATACAGATGGAGATGGAATTTTAGATGGCTTAGAAATTGGACCATTGGTTTGTGCAGCAAACGGGTATTATTACAAAGCAACAAGCAATCCGAAAAAATGGGATAGCGACAATGATGGACTTTCTGATGCGGAAGAAGATGAACTGGGAACAAAGATAAATCTTGCAGATACCGATAAAGATGGTTTGACTGATGGAAATGAAATCAGCATGGGGTATTCACCCCTTCATAAAAATTATGACGGCGATTCATATCCTGACAAACAAGAATTCGAAAAAGGACTTGATCCTTATCTTTATGATAAAACTTGGTATGAACATATCAAAGACATCTTAGCTGGTGCAACTTGCGGCGATGCAGGTGAGATTTTAGTTCGACATGGACTTTTAGCAGAAAGAACTCTAAAATCATTTGGGTATTTAATTGGTCAAATAGCTTCCGGATTTATACCATTTTCAGATATAAGAGATGCTGTAGCAAGTTTGGCAAAATTAGATTTTGCAGGAGTATTAACAAATTTAATTGGCTTTATCCCTGGTGTAGGAGACTGTGCTGATATTGCAAGAACACTTACAAAATTTATTAGTTTCGGTGATGAGTGCATAAGCATTGTATCAAGGTTTATTGTTCATAAATTTGATGAATGGCAAAATGTCTTTAGAAATTCTCTGTTTTTACCTGTGTTTGCTCTTTTATGCAAAGGACAAGACAATTTTGATGTTGCAAAAAAAGTGGTAAATGGAGATTATGATAAACCTTTGAAGGCTGTCTCTGAATTTGCTCAGCACAATAATTTTGATGAAATTGCATCAATTATAAAAAATAGCAAAGTCAAATTTTCTATAACTCAAGATATACAATTAGAAAACGCCGAGAGCGTTATAGCAAGAGCAAATGAGTATTTAAAAAAGAATGGGCTCAGAAGTGCCCATGTATTTGCAGAAAGAGTTGCTGTTGAAGCAGCATATGAGTATTATACAAAGCTGGGCTACAAGTGCATTTATAAAGCCAAACATGGCGTTAAAGGTCCTGATTTAATCTTTCTCACCAACACACAGCCAAGAGAATATCTAATAGTGGAAGCAAAAGGAGCTTTTGAAAACTCAAAATATCCAACGGTAGGAGAAAGCAGGCTATTTAGCAATGTTTATAATCCCGAAATAAGAGCAAAAGAAAGATTAGCCCAGCTGTCTTTTAAGTGGCTTTCGACAAATCCTAAAAGGTATCTGGGCAAAGTAGAAGAAGGTATGAAAGAGTTGCTTGGTAAAGATGTTGGTCAAAAAGAGTTTGAGGAGTTTCAAAAATTTTTAGAATGCAAAGGAAAATACAAAGCAGCACTGTTTTACGCTTCGCAGAATAAAAAAATTAGATGGGATGGCGGATTTGACAAATATTTTGGTATTATAGGGGACGACTCAAGTATAGAATCATTTGAAATAGTGAAGATGATATTGAATATAGTATAA
- a CDS encoding TraR/DksA C4-type zinc finger protein, which produces MKPAEMEMIKKMLLDKKSELERYLKNTKDNQISNFSTVYSNEVSNYDNHPADIASDLFEMEKNMSLKADMKKKLKLIEKALSKIEEGNFGYCISCKKEISIERLLAIPYAEFCIECQKKMEKQENYKTDQRPIEEKVLGKPFNDKFPSQGEEEHDGTDMWSILEMHSTSNGPQDEIVFDGRNYYKNINDIDDSVEEIDKISTDNF; this is translated from the coding sequence TTGAAGCCAGCCGAAATGGAAATGATCAAAAAAATGCTCTTAGATAAAAAATCCGAATTAGAAAGGTATCTAAAAAATACTAAAGATAATCAAATTTCGAACTTTAGCACAGTGTATTCAAACGAGGTTTCAAACTATGACAATCATCCAGCTGACATTGCATCAGACCTATTTGAAATGGAAAAGAACATGAGCTTGAAAGCTGACATGAAAAAGAAACTTAAATTGATTGAAAAAGCACTATCTAAAATCGAAGAGGGAAACTTTGGCTACTGTATATCCTGCAAAAAGGAGATTTCTATTGAAAGGCTTTTAGCAATACCTTATGCAGAATTTTGTATAGAGTGTCAGAAAAAGATGGAAAAACAAGAAAATTATAAAACAGATCAAAGACCAATCGAAGAAAAGGTGCTGGGCAAACCTTTCAATGACAAGTTTCCAAGTCAAGGTGAAGAAGAACATGATGGCACAGATATGTGGAGCATCCTTGAAATGCATTCCACAAGCAACGGTCCACAGGATGAGATTGTATTTGATGGAAGAAATTATTACAAAAATATAAATGATATTGATGATAGTGTCGAAGAAATAGATAAAATTTCTACTGATAATTTTTAA
- a CDS encoding DUF5665 domain-containing protein, whose protein sequence is MNFLSGTARGFGTAFGFSILGALLLYILNAIVKYNLPVIGRYIAEILKFVKFYMH, encoded by the coding sequence ATGAATTTCTTATCTGGTACTGCAAGAGGATTTGGAACAGCTTTTGGTTTTTCTATTTTAGGTGCTCTTCTTTTGTATATACTTAATGCTATTGTAAAATACAACCTTCCTGTAATAGGTCGGTATATCGCTGAGATTTTGAAGTTTGTAAAGTTTTATATGCATTAA
- a CDS encoding S-methyl-5'-thioadenosine phosphorylase, translating into MEYRADIGVFGGSGFYSLEDNVEEIELETPYGRPSDKISLLEIHGKKVAFLPRHGKNHQYPPHLIPYRANLWAMKMLGVKKIIGPTASGSLKPEIKPGDFVVCDQFVDRTWGRKDTFFEGPEVRHISAAKPYCEYLRKIAIESAKELGITVHEKGTVVVIQGPRFSTTAESRWFSSMGWDVINMTQYPEVILAKELGICYVNISLITDYDAGLEGRDDIKPVTEEEVYRVFRENNDKVKKLIYRMIEKIDVDYICEE; encoded by the coding sequence ATGGAATACAGAGCTGATATAGGAGTATTTGGTGGTTCCGGCTTTTATTCTTTGGAAGACAATGTTGAAGAGATAGAACTTGAAACACCATATGGGAGACCAAGTGATAAGATTTCTTTACTCGAAATTCATGGCAAAAAGGTGGCTTTTTTGCCTCGACATGGTAAAAATCATCAATATCCTCCACATTTAATTCCATATAGAGCAAATCTCTGGGCAATGAAAATGCTCGGAGTAAAAAAAATAATTGGACCTACTGCATCTGGAAGTTTAAAGCCTGAGATAAAACCTGGAGATTTTGTTGTATGTGATCAGTTTGTTGATAGGACATGGGGAAGGAAAGATACATTCTTTGAAGGTCCTGAAGTAAGGCACATATCCGCTGCAAAACCGTACTGTGAATACTTGAGAAAGATTGCAATTGAATCTGCAAAAGAGCTTGGAATTACTGTACATGAAAAAGGAACTGTGGTTGTGATACAAGGTCCAAGGTTTTCAACAACAGCTGAGAGTAGATGGTTTTCAAGCATGGGCTGGGATGTTATCAACATGACCCAGTATCCAGAAGTTATCCTTGCAAAAGAGCTTGGCATCTGCTATGTGAATATATCGCTTATTACAGATTATGATGCTGGACTTGAGGGAAGAGATGATATAAAGCCTGTAACAGAGGAAGAAGTTTATAGAGTTTTTAGAGAGAATAATGACAAAGTAAAGAAGCTTATATATAGAATGATTGAAAAGATTGATGTAGATTATATTTGCGAGGAGTAA
- the mtnA gene encoding S-methyl-5-thioribose-1-phosphate isomerase: protein MKHFEFENDKLIVLDQRKLPFEKEYFVCSTYQDVYIAIKDMIIRGAPLIGIVAAYGVVLGFREIIEKNLESNKIYEIIKYLASSRPTAVNLFWALERMKKLFEDARNFSQNQIYSVLLDEARKIEDEDKSINKKIGEHGNTLIKEGANILTHCNAGALATGGYGTALGVIREAHFTGKNIHVYVDETRPYLQGARLTAFELSEDGIPNTVICDNMAGYLMKLGKIDCVIVGADRIALNGDTANKIGTYSLSVLAKHHGIPFYIAAPISTIDFNIKSGLKIPIEERSEEEIRFFNGKKIVPDESKVFNPAFDVTPAENITAIITEKGVVFPPFEENISKLKEK from the coding sequence ATGAAACACTTTGAGTTTGAAAATGATAAGCTCATTGTGCTTGACCAGAGAAAGCTGCCATTTGAAAAAGAGTATTTTGTTTGTAGCACATATCAGGATGTATATATAGCAATAAAGGATATGATTATAAGAGGAGCACCGCTTATTGGAATTGTTGCCGCATATGGAGTTGTGTTGGGATTTAGGGAGATAATTGAAAAGAACCTGGAGTCTAATAAAATTTATGAGATTATAAAATATCTTGCAAGCTCAAGACCCACAGCTGTGAATCTTTTCTGGGCACTTGAGAGAATGAAAAAGCTTTTTGAAGATGCAAGAAATTTTTCTCAAAATCAAATTTATAGTGTGCTGCTGGATGAGGCAAGGAAAATAGAAGATGAAGACAAAAGTATCAATAAAAAGATTGGTGAGCATGGAAATACACTTATAAAAGAAGGTGCAAATATCCTTACTCACTGTAATGCAGGAGCTTTAGCAACAGGCGGGTATGGAACTGCACTTGGTGTCATCCGTGAAGCTCACTTTACCGGCAAGAATATTCATGTTTATGTAGATGAGACCAGGCCGTATCTTCAGGGGGCAAGGCTCACAGCTTTTGAGCTTTCTGAAGATGGTATTCCCAACACAGTTATCTGTGACAACATGGCAGGTTATCTTATGAAACTTGGGAAAATTGATTGCGTTATTGTTGGTGCAGATAGAATTGCTTTAAATGGAGATACAGCAAACAAGATTGGAACTTACTCTCTTTCTGTTTTAGCAAAGCACCATGGTATTCCTTTTTACATTGCAGCACCTATTTCAACTATTGATTTTAATATAAAATCTGGACTGAAGATTCCTATTGAAGAGAGAAGCGAAGAGGAGATAAGATTTTTCAATGGTAAAAAGATTGTTCCGGATGAATCGAAGGTTTTTAATCCTGCATTTGATGTGACACCGGCTGAAAATATCACCGCTATAATTACAGAAAAAGGTGTTGTTTTTCCACCCTTTGAGGAGAATATCT